The genome window ACAGCACGGTTACGGGCAATTTCTGGGGGTCAGTAGTTGCCAGTAAAAACTTCACGTATTCTGGCGGCTCTTCTAATGTCTTTAATAACGCATTAAAACTGTGCCGCGACAACATGTGCACTTCATCTATCAAATAGACTTTGAAGCGCCCACGTGCTGGTTTGTATTGTACGTTATCAAGCAACTCACGTGTATCTTCGACTTTGGTTCGAGACGCCGCATCGATTTCCAATAAATCAACAAAGCGCCCTTCATCAATTTCACGACAAGCGTCGCACTGACCGCAGGGCGTCGAAGTAATCCCTTGCTCGCAATTGAGGCCTTTAGCCAGTAAGCGAGCAATGGTTGTTTTCCCAACCCCTCTTGTCCCACTAAATAGATAGGCATGATGCAGTCGGTTCTGTGTCAAAGCGTTCTCTAACGCAGTTAAAACGTGAGCTTGGCCCACGACTTCATTAAACTGAGTAGGTCGCCATTTACGCGCGAGAGCAAGATAACTCATGAATACTTCCGTTTTTGGTGTTTAGTGACCGTCAAATTCACATAGACTGTAAACGTTCAATCCCAAACTTTCCAGACGTTTATCACCACCAATTTCAGGAAGGTTGATAACGAATGCCGCATGTTCAACAACACCGCCCAAATCACGGATCAGCTTGGTCGTTGCTTCAATCGTTCCACCCGTTGCGAGCAGATCGTCAACAACAAGGACTTTATCACCCGGTTGAATTGCATCAACATGAATTTCTAAGGTATCCGTACCGTACTCTAGCTCGTAAGACTGTGCTTTCGTCTCACGTGGTAATTTACCTGGTTTACGTACAGGTACAAAACCCACACCTAACTCTAGTGCTAATGGTGCTCCAAATAGGAAACCGCGCGCTTCTGTGCCGACTACCTTGGTAAAACCCATCGATTGGTACTTTTCAACAAACAGTCGAATGGTTGCCTGATAAGCTTTGGAATCTTCTAACAAGCTAGTGACATCGCGGAATAAAATCCCTGGTTTTGGGTAATCTGCGACGCTTTTGATGCTTGATTTGATAAGTGAAAGAGTTTCGGTTGTCATAATTTAATTAACTTCGTTTGACACAATGCTCTCAGGTAACAAAAGCAATGTTATTTACAGTTAGTGGCCATTCATCTTAACGATTTACAGGCGCCAAAAATACAAACGCCCACTCGAAGAGTGGGCACACTTCCTGTTAATGCTAGTGATTTTCGCATCGTATAGCAACAACCTCATGAGAAGAGCGCTGAATAATCCCTCTTAAACGCTCTATTTATCGGAGAAAAATTGCCAAAAAAACCGACCAAACTCTCTTCTATATACTTAAAAAACATAAAGTTAGATTAAAAACAAACAAAATATACCGTTTGGCTACTTTTAATACAGCTCCAGCCTTCTCCATTGTCGTCTTATCACCACACA of Vibrio zhugei contains these proteins:
- the apt gene encoding adenine phosphoribosyltransferase, translating into MTTETLSLIKSSIKSVADYPKPGILFRDVTSLLEDSKAYQATIRLFVEKYQSMGFTKVVGTEARGFLFGAPLALELGVGFVPVRKPGKLPRETKAQSYELEYGTDTLEIHVDAIQPGDKVLVVDDLLATGGTIEATTKLIRDLGGVVEHAAFVINLPEIGGDKRLESLGLNVYSLCEFDGH